Proteins from a genomic interval of Phlebotomus papatasi isolate M1 chromosome 3, Ppap_2.1, whole genome shotgun sequence:
- the LOC129806752 gene encoding uncharacterized protein LOC129806752, with the protein MHAKIRGGIISAVTRAENYIDGYSEEERSLPSYVTNLRTQLSLVTSMREKYIGVQDTIIEQQVSDAKKQAEIVSKEQFLQRCDDLIERIEAFIHDAPNSSSSDSEDTKAGSSTQGDFTRYFLTFMRRSEERHQQQMEMLMGTFNNSGRHNVLLHEKYASGRPPNPASDTSNGKPPTSHGNPTPPPAPTNSGSIVNTCSSVTDHNDMPPRVFLATAVVNVLTDSGQMIPCRILLDGGATVNVVSSNMAARLGLPTFPYRLSICGVNASRSRSNAFTYVTILSRTSSIRFNSKCFILPQVTGSIPSWPVDDSNIHIPQDVALADPQWAVSRPVDMLLCGNHYWASWLNDSIELGPGLPHLKDTVFGYVVVGEQEPIPPPDGLAFSATSLDESLHKFWEAEDLSENVNYTEDEIAAERHFASTYKRDVDGRFIVQLPFREDPRILGESRPLAIRQFLALERKFEKNPKLREAYSEIIRDQLYKQWIEPVHGDPKGPVFYMPHHGVVKESSVSTKLRIVYNASAKSSSGFSLNDILRIGPVVQLDLATILLNFRKHAYAMTADINKMYLQILLHPSHSDFQRFVWRENKSTPIQDFRIKRVCFGVASSPFLATRTLVQVANETKDSYPLASEALKTTFYVDDCLISVKSLEEGRIIQSQLIKVLDSAGFPLTKWVTNHHDLQPASANESNIIQISDETTSALGITWNAKSDHFFFRPPISVDEACNSKRKVMSAIAKLFDPLGLVGPVIIEAKLILQDAHKTKCEWDSVLPDDLIRRWTNYVINLQHLGEILIPRWVSDSLSPSSTELHVFSDASQRAYGVCIYLVTRTVEGDVCSHLLTSKSRIAPLKESTIPKLELRGAHLAAELASKVKEHYKPDAIYYWCDSTIVLYWLQGSPDHYKIFVSNRVRRIQMLSDRTQWRYVPTHCNPADIISRGVTPQQLQDLDLWWHGPSWLTKSRSAWPPEFPPPGPSSEPSSTIMLETIDEEAEMEQSILSKLLSRYSSLTKIQRIIAYGRRFYLPRALKEGLTITPIEMEEALNKLIYMDQQENFPGLADNLRKRGTITLPKWKHLLALAPFVNSDGLIRVGGRLEEAPISYQSKHPVLLPKSVLTKRIIAHEHHHNLHASPTVLLATLRQRYWPLSARNIIRSVVHNCLRCTRTKPRPLQQLMGNLPSQRVTLYRPFQSTGVDYAGPILYRPSVQRGSTARKLGQMKGYIAVFVCMATKAAHLEFVSSLTTEAFLAAFRRFAARRNTPSHMYSDCGTTFEGASRELSKLLRQEQMQKEIKEGTVDCGTTWHFIPARAPHHGGLWEACYTLQLVMDERASRVQDREVVFYVKLTIVLLDTMMA; encoded by the exons ATGCATGCAAAGATTAGAGGAGGTATCATCTCTGCGGTCACTCGTGCAGAGAACTACATTGACGGGTATTCTGAGGAAGAGAGGAGTTTGCCAAGCTATGTGACCAACTTGAGGACTCAGCTTAGCCTAGTGACGTCCATGAGAGAGAAATACATCGGTGTACAGGACACCATCATCGAGCAGCAGGTCAGCGACGCGAAGAAGCAAGCAGAGATAGTCAGCAAGGAGCAATTTTTGCAACGCTGTGATGATCTGATCGAACGCATCGAAGCCTTCATTCATGATGCTCCTAACTCCTCATCTAGCGATAGTGAGGACACCAAGGCAGGATCTTCAACTCAAGGTGACTTCACCCGCTACTTTCTCACCTTCATGAGACGATCAGAGGAACGGCACCAGCAGCAAATGGAGATGCTTATGGGGACCTTCAACAACTCG GGACGTCATAATGTGCTTCTTCATGAGAAGTACGCATCAGGACGTCCTCCAAATCCAGCTTCAGATACATCGAATGGGAAACCTCCTACTTCTCACGGTAACCCTACTCCTCCACCAGCTCCCACCAATTCAGGGTCGATTGTCAATACTTGCTCTTCCGTAACTGACCACAATGATATGCCTCCCCGTGTCTTTCTTGCGACCGCTGTGGTTAATGTTCTCACGGACTCCGGACAGATGATTCCCTGCAGAATATTGCTTGATGGTGGAGCTACGGTGAATGTCGTTAGTTCCAATATGGCTGCACGCTTAGGTCTACCAACGTTCCCTTATCGATTATCAATTTGTGGCGTGAATGCTTCTCGATCACGCTCCAATGCATTCACATACGTGACAATTCTGTCCAGAACATCTTCAATTCGATTTAATTCGAAATGCTTCATCTTGCCTCAAGTCACCGGAAGCATACCTAGTTGGCCGGTCGACGATTCTAATATTCACATTCCTCAAGATGTCGCTCTTGCGGACCCCCAATGGGCTGTATCTAGACCTGTTGACATGCTTCTTTGTGGAAACCATTACTGGGCTAGTTGGTTGAATGATAGCATCGAGTTAGGCCCAGGGTTGCCACACTTGAAAGACACAGTATTTGGCTACGTTGTTGTTGGGGAACAAGAGCCCATTCCACCTCCTGATGGCCTTGCATTTTCTGCTACTTCTTTGGATGAGTCCTTGCATAAGTTTTGGGAAGCGGAAGACCTATCTGAGAATGTGAACTATACAGAAGACGAAATTGCTGCCGAACGTCATTTTGCCTCCACATATAAGCGCGATGTTGATGGAAGGTTTATTGTTCAACTTCCCTTTCGAGAAGACCCACGCATACTGGGAGAGTCCAGGCCTCTCGCTATTCGCCAATTTCTTGCTTTGGAGcgcaaatttgagaaaaaccctaaaTTAAGGGAAGCATATTCCGAGATCATTCGTGATCAATTGTATAAACAATGGATTGAACCTGTCCATGGTGACCCAAAGGGTCCTGTTTTCTATATGCCTCACCATGGTGTTGTAAAAGAGTCTTCTGTCTCGACCAAACTAAGGATTGTGTACAATGCCAGTGCAAAATCTTCCTCGGGGTTCAGTCTAAATGATATCTTGCGCATTGGACCAGTCGTACAGCTTGATCTGGCCACTATTTTACTGAATTTCCGAAAGCATGCGTACGCAATGACCGCTGacataaataaaatgtatttacaAATCTTACTTCATCCCTCACATTCAGACTTTCAGAGGTTTGTTTGGCGAGAAAATAAATCAACACCTATTCAAGATTTTCGCATTAAACGAGTTTGTTTTGGGGTGGCTTCGTCACCATTCTTGGCAACAAGAACACTTGTTCAAGTAGCCAATGAAACAAAGGATTCATATCCACTCGCTTCAGAAGCACTCAAAACTACATTTTACGTTGACGATTGTCTCATCTCCGTAAAGTCTCTTGAAGAAGGGCGCATCATTCAATCTCAGCTTATCAAGGTGTTGGATAGTGCAGGATTTCCCCTCACAAAGTGGGTTACCAATCATCATGATTTGCAACCAGCTTCAGCCAATGAATCCAATATCATTCAGATTAGTGATGAGACGACAAGTGCATTGGGCATTACTTGGAATGCTAAGTCAGATCATTTTTTCTTTCGTCCACCTATTTCTGTTGATGAGGCATGCAATTCAAAACGAAAGGTGATGTCAGCCATTGCAAAATTATTTGACCCTTTGGGATTGGTGGGTCCCGTCATTATTGAGGCAAAGCTCATTCTTCAAGATGCCCATAAAACAAAATGTGAATGGGACAGTGTTTTACCTGACGATTTAATTCGGAGATGGACAAATTATGTTATCAATCTCCAGCACTTGGGTGAGATTCTGATCCCACGTTGGGTCTCTGATTCGCTTTCCCCATCTTCGACGGAACTTCATGTTTTTTCCGACGCTAGTCAGCGAGCGTACGGAGTCTGCATTTATCTCGTCACGAGAACAGTTGAGGGAGATGTCTGTTCACATCTTTTGACATCGAAATCTAGGATTGCACCGCTCAAAGAATCCACTATTCCAAAATTGGAACTCCGGGGAGCGCATTTGGCAGCCGAATTGGCGTCCAAAGTCAAAGAGCATTACAAACCCGATGCGATTTATTATTGGTGCGATTCTACCATTGTCTTGTACTGGCTTCAAGGATCTCCTGACCATTACAAAATCTTCGTCAGCAATCGAGTTCGGAGGATCCAAATGCTTTCCGATCGTACTCAATGGAGATATGTCCCTACGCATTGCAATCCAGCAGACATCATCTCTAGAGGTGTAACACCGCAGCAGCTTCAAGATTTGGATCTATGGTGGCATGGACCATCTTGGTTGACAAAGTCTAGGTCTGCTTGGCCACCAGAGTTTCCACCACCAGGACCATCTTCCGAACCATCTTCCACCATTATGCTCGAGACAATTGATGAAGAGGCCGAAATGGAACAGTCAATTCTCTCCAAACTTCTCTCTCGCTACTCTTCGTTGACAAAAATTCAGAGAATTATTGCCTACGGTCGTCGATTCTATCTTCCACGTGCTTTGAAGGAGGGTCTTACCATTACACCAATTGAGATGGAAGAGGCATTGAACAAACTAATCTACATGGATCAGCAGGAGAATTTTCCTGGTCTTGCAGATAACTTGCGAAAGCGAGGAACCATCACGCTTCCAAAATGGAAACATTTGCTAGCTCTTGCCCCATTCGTAAATTCAGACGGTCTCATAAGAGTAGGTGGTCGCCTAGAAGAAGCTCCTATCTCTTACCAGTCGAAACATCCTGTTTTACTACCAAAATCTGTGCTTACTAAACGAATAATTGCTCACGAGCATCATCACAACCTCCATGCGTCTCCAACAGTACTACTCGCTACATTGAGGCAAAGGTACTGGCCACTTTCTGCTCGAAACATTATACGAAGCGTTGTCCACAACTGTTTGCGATGCACTCGTACCAAACCTCGTCCACTTCAGCAGCTCATGGGCAACTTGCCATCCCAGCGTGTCACTCTGTATCGCCCATTCCAATCCACAGGCGTGGATTACGCAGGACCCATTCTCTACCGCCCCTCAGTTCAAAGAGGATCTACTGCAAGGAAATTGGGGCAAATGAAAGGCTATATAGCAGTTTTCGTTTGCATGGCTACGAAAGCTGCACATCTGGAATTTGTATCAAGCTTGACTACAGAAGCATTTCTAGCAGCTTTTCGACGCTTTGCGGCGAGGAGAAATACACCGAGTCACATGTATTCAGACTGCGGCACCACGTTCGAGGGAGCATCGCGGGAATTATCCAAACTCCTTAGACAGGAACAGATGCAGAAGGAGATTAAGGAAGGAACTGTGGATTGTGGCACAACTTGGCATTTCATACCAGCTAGAGCTCCTCACCACGGTGGCTTGTGGGAAGCTTGT TACACTCTTCAACTGGTGATGGATGAGAGAGCTTCAAGAGTACAAGATCGGGAAGTAGTGTTTTATGTGAAATTGACAATTGTTCTCCTTGATACTATGATGGCCTAa